In a single window of the Notamacropus eugenii isolate mMacEug1 chromosome 4, mMacEug1.pri_v2, whole genome shotgun sequence genome:
- the PLAG1 gene encoding zinc finger protein PLAG1 isoform X2 — protein MATHSPEKTHKCNYCEKMFHRKDHLKNHLHTHNPNKEAFKCEECGKNYNTKLGFKRHLALHAATSGDLTCKVCLQTFESTGVLLEHLKTHAGKSSGGVKEKKHQCEHCDRRFYTRKDVRRHMVVHTGRKDFLCQYCAQRFGRKDHLTRHMKKSHNQELLKVKTEPMDLLDPFTCNVSVPIKDELLPVMSLPSSELTSKPFTNTLQLNLYNTQIQSMQSSGPAHQMVTTSLPLGMTCPIDMESVHPSHHLSLKYPLSSTSYAISMPEKEQPLKGEIESYLMELQSGMPSSSQDSQASSSKLGLEPQVGPLDDGSGELSLSKSSISISEPLNTSSLDFSQLFNFIPVNGPPYNPSVSVGNLGLSYSQEETHSSLAQLPPQTQDPQDPANSIGLGSLHSLSAAFTSSLSTTTTLPRFHQAFQ, from the coding sequence ATGGCTACTCATTCTCCTGAGAAAACCCACAAGTGTAATTATTGTGAGAAAATGTTTCACCGAAAAGATCATCTAAAGAATCACCTACATACACACAACCCCAACAAAGAGGCGTTTAAGTGTGAAGAATGTGGCAAGAACTATAATACCAAGCTTGGTTTTAAACGTCACTTGGCCTTGCATGCTGCAACAAGTGGTGACCTTACCTGTAAGGTATGTTTGCAGACTTTTGAAAGCACAGGGGTGCTTTTGGAGCACCTTAAAACTCATGCAGGCAAGTCTTCTGGtggggtaaaagaaaaaaagcaccagTGTGAACATTGTGATCGCCGTTTCTATACCCGCAAGGACGTCCGTAGACATATGGTCGTGCACACTGGAAGAAAGGACTTCCTTTGTCAATACTGTGCACAAAGATTTGGGCGGAAAGATCATTTAACTCGTCATATGAAAAAGAGTCACAATCAAGAACTTTTGAAGGTCAAAACAGAACCAATGGACCTTCTAGATCCCTTTACCTGCAACGTTTCTGTGCCTATAAAAGACGAGCTGCTTCCAGTGATGTCTTTACCTTCCAGTGAACTAACATCAAAGCCATTTACAAACACTTTGCAGTTAAACCTTTATAATACACAAATTCAGTCCATGCAGAGTTCCGGACCAGCACACCAAATGGTCACCACATCATTACCGTTGGGAATGACATGCCCAATTGATATGGAATCTGTTCACCCTTCCCATCATCTATCTTTGAAATATCCACTCAGTTCTACCTCATATGCAATATCTATGCCTGAAAAAGAACAGCCATTAAAAGGGGAAATTGAGAGTTACTTAATGGAGTTACAAAGTGGTATGCCTTCCTCATCCCAGGATTCTCAAGCATCTTCATCTAAACTGGGCTTGGAGCCTCAAGTAGGACCCCTAGATGATGGATCTGGGGAACTGTCCTTATCCAAAAGCTCCATTTCCATTAGTGAACCTCTAAACACATCATCTTTGGATTTTTCCCAATTGTTCAATTTCATACCTGTAAATGGCCCACCCTATAACCCTTCTGTATCGGTGGGGAATCTTGGACTGAGCTACTCTCAAGAGGAGACACATTCTTCTTTGGCTCAGCTTCCACCACAGACCCAGGATCCTCAAGATCCTGCAAACAGTATAGGCCTCGGTTCTCTGCACTCCCTATCAGCAGCCTTCACAAGCAGTCTAAGCACAACCACCACCCTACCACGCTTTCACCAAGCTTTCCAATAG
- the PLAG1 gene encoding zinc finger protein PLAG1 isoform X1: MATVIPGDLSEVRDTQKVPSGKRKRGETKPRKNFPCQLCDKAFNSVEKLKVHSYSHTGERPYKCTQQDCTKAFVSKYKLLRHMATHSPEKTHKCNYCEKMFHRKDHLKNHLHTHNPNKEAFKCEECGKNYNTKLGFKRHLALHAATSGDLTCKVCLQTFESTGVLLEHLKTHAGKSSGGVKEKKHQCEHCDRRFYTRKDVRRHMVVHTGRKDFLCQYCAQRFGRKDHLTRHMKKSHNQELLKVKTEPMDLLDPFTCNVSVPIKDELLPVMSLPSSELTSKPFTNTLQLNLYNTQIQSMQSSGPAHQMVTTSLPLGMTCPIDMESVHPSHHLSLKYPLSSTSYAISMPEKEQPLKGEIESYLMELQSGMPSSSQDSQASSSKLGLEPQVGPLDDGSGELSLSKSSISISEPLNTSSLDFSQLFNFIPVNGPPYNPSVSVGNLGLSYSQEETHSSLAQLPPQTQDPQDPANSIGLGSLHSLSAAFTSSLSTTTTLPRFHQAFQ; the protein is encoded by the exons ATGGCCACTGTCATTCCTGGTGATTTGTCAGAAGTAAGAGATACCCAGAAAGTCCCTTCAGGGAAACGTAAGCGTGGTGAAACCAAACCAAGAAAAAACTTTCCTTGCCAACTGTGTGACAAGGCCTTTAACAGTGTTGAGAAATTAAAGGTTCATTCATACTCTCACACAGGAGAGAGGCCCTACAAGTGCACGCAACAAGACTGCACCAAGGCCTTTGTTTCTAAGTACAAATTACTAAG GCATATGGCTACTCATTCTCCTGAGAAAACCCACAAGTGTAATTATTGTGAGAAAATGTTTCACCGAAAAGATCATCTAAAGAATCACCTACATACACACAACCCCAACAAAGAGGCGTTTAAGTGTGAAGAATGTGGCAAGAACTATAATACCAAGCTTGGTTTTAAACGTCACTTGGCCTTGCATGCTGCAACAAGTGGTGACCTTACCTGTAAGGTATGTTTGCAGACTTTTGAAAGCACAGGGGTGCTTTTGGAGCACCTTAAAACTCATGCAGGCAAGTCTTCTGGtggggtaaaagaaaaaaagcaccagTGTGAACATTGTGATCGCCGTTTCTATACCCGCAAGGACGTCCGTAGACATATGGTCGTGCACACTGGAAGAAAGGACTTCCTTTGTCAATACTGTGCACAAAGATTTGGGCGGAAAGATCATTTAACTCGTCATATGAAAAAGAGTCACAATCAAGAACTTTTGAAGGTCAAAACAGAACCAATGGACCTTCTAGATCCCTTTACCTGCAACGTTTCTGTGCCTATAAAAGACGAGCTGCTTCCAGTGATGTCTTTACCTTCCAGTGAACTAACATCAAAGCCATTTACAAACACTTTGCAGTTAAACCTTTATAATACACAAATTCAGTCCATGCAGAGTTCCGGACCAGCACACCAAATGGTCACCACATCATTACCGTTGGGAATGACATGCCCAATTGATATGGAATCTGTTCACCCTTCCCATCATCTATCTTTGAAATATCCACTCAGTTCTACCTCATATGCAATATCTATGCCTGAAAAAGAACAGCCATTAAAAGGGGAAATTGAGAGTTACTTAATGGAGTTACAAAGTGGTATGCCTTCCTCATCCCAGGATTCTCAAGCATCTTCATCTAAACTGGGCTTGGAGCCTCAAGTAGGACCCCTAGATGATGGATCTGGGGAACTGTCCTTATCCAAAAGCTCCATTTCCATTAGTGAACCTCTAAACACATCATCTTTGGATTTTTCCCAATTGTTCAATTTCATACCTGTAAATGGCCCACCCTATAACCCTTCTGTATCGGTGGGGAATCTTGGACTGAGCTACTCTCAAGAGGAGACACATTCTTCTTTGGCTCAGCTTCCACCACAGACCCAGGATCCTCAAGATCCTGCAAACAGTATAGGCCTCGGTTCTCTGCACTCCCTATCAGCAGCCTTCACAAGCAGTCTAAGCACAACCACCACCCTACCACGCTTTCACCAAGCTTTCCAATAG